The Paenibacillus sp. FSL R7-0204 genome includes a region encoding these proteins:
- the prfB gene encoding peptide chain release factor 2 (programmed frameshift), giving the protein MGKKLTNLRGSLDLDLKLEIIANFEEKMAAPGFWDDSEQAQSVIGEMNAVKTVVDQFEKLQQDYDDAAMMAELADEEGDDALAEEIAGTIRSISARVDEFELQLLLNQPYDKLNAILELHPGAGGTESQDWGQMLLRMYTRWAEKRGFKVDVLDYLPGDEAGIKSVTLLIKGHNVYGYLKAEKGVHRLVRISPFDSSGRRHTSFVSCDVVPEIADDVEVDIRTEDLKIDTYRASGAGGQHINTTDSAVRITHMPTGVVVTCQNERSQIKNREQAMKMLRSKLYERKIQEQQAHLDEIRGEQSEIAWGSQIRSYVFHPYSMVKDHRTSVETGNVGAVMDGDLDGFIDGYLRSQIKTEAE; this is encoded by the exons ATGGGCAAGAAATTAACCAACCTTAGGGGGTCACTT GACTTAGACCTGAAGCTGGAGATTATAGCGAACTTCGAAGAGAAGATGGCGGCTCCCGGGTTCTGGGATGATTCCGAGCAGGCGCAGAGCGTGATTGGCGAGATGAATGCCGTGAAGACGGTGGTTGACCAATTCGAGAAGCTGCAGCAGGATTATGACGATGCTGCCATGATGGCGGAGCTGGCCGATGAGGAAGGCGACGACGCACTGGCTGAAGAGATAGCCGGAACGATCCGCAGTATAAGTGCCAGAGTGGATGAGTTCGAGCTGCAGCTGCTGCTCAATCAGCCTTACGATAAGCTGAACGCCATTCTGGAGCTGCACCCGGGTGCAGGCGGTACGGAGTCTCAGGACTGGGGCCAGATGCTGCTGCGCATGTACACACGCTGGGCGGAGAAGCGGGGCTTCAAAGTAGATGTGCTGGATTATCTGCCAGGCGATGAAGCGGGGATCAAGAGTGTAACTTTGTTAATTAAGGGCCACAATGTATATGGGTACCTCAAGGCAGAGAAGGGCGTGCACCGGCTGGTGCGCATTTCGCCTTTTGACTCCTCAGGCAGACGGCATACCTCCTTCGTATCCTGCGATGTGGTACCGGAGATTGCAGACGACGTTGAGGTGGATATCCGTACGGAAGACCTGAAGATTGATACGTACCGGGCCAGCGGCGCGGGCGGCCAGCACATCAATACTACCGACTCGGCGGTGCGGATTACGCATATGCCAACCGGCGTGGTGGTCACGTGTCAGAATGAGCGTTCACAGATCAAGAACCGGGAGCAGGCAATGAAGATGCTGCGTTCCAAGCTCTATGAGCGCAAAATTCAGGAGCAGCAGGCACATCTGGACGAGATCCGCGGAGAACAATCCGAGATTGCCTGGGGCAGCCAGATTCGTTCCTATGTATTCCATCCTTACAGCATGGTGAAGGATCACCGCACTTCGGTAGAGACCGGCAACGTTGGTGCAGTCATGGACGGCGATCTGGACGGGTTCATTGACGGATATCTGCGCAGCCAGATCAAGACGGAAGCTGAATAA